One segment of Enterobacter ludwigii DNA contains the following:
- a CDS encoding LacI family DNA-binding transcriptional regulator — protein sequence MSTINDVSRLAGVSKATVSRVLSGSRGVKEASRQAVLKAVDELNYRPNVIAQSLLSQSTGCIGVICAQENINQTTGYLYALEKHLSQHQKHLLLRFAHTKAEVMHALEELSCGLCDDILVIGARFPLDVEMDNVILVDCMESDNSNSIQFDHAFAAETACNYLTSQGRRQIALIHPQGSGFADQVLLGYKHALEKNFLPFNRNLVFMDATSSSVALQELLNNASTLNFNALLVADEQEAQRVIPQLQAFNKSVPDDIMVFSLAGSLHLPGIPVIPAIEYSMDAMAARIVGWLTEKTQMLGSYVLRGDLIIPDVRKR from the coding sequence ATGTCGACAATCAATGATGTATCACGTCTTGCCGGGGTGTCTAAAGCCACGGTATCGCGAGTGTTGAGTGGGTCGCGTGGCGTAAAGGAAGCCAGCCGCCAGGCCGTTTTAAAAGCGGTTGATGAACTGAACTACCGGCCCAATGTGATTGCGCAGTCGCTGCTGAGCCAGTCGACGGGGTGTATTGGGGTGATTTGCGCGCAGGAGAATATTAACCAGACCACCGGTTATCTTTACGCGCTGGAAAAGCACCTCAGCCAGCATCAAAAACATCTGCTGTTGCGCTTCGCGCATACCAAAGCGGAAGTGATGCACGCCCTGGAAGAACTTTCCTGTGGGTTATGTGATGACATCCTGGTGATTGGCGCGCGTTTCCCGCTGGACGTCGAGATGGACAATGTCATCCTCGTTGACTGCATGGAGTCCGATAATTCCAACAGCATCCAGTTCGATCACGCCTTTGCCGCAGAAACCGCGTGTAACTATCTGACCAGCCAGGGGCGACGCCAGATAGCCCTGATCCATCCGCAAGGCAGCGGTTTCGCCGACCAGGTGTTGCTGGGCTATAAACACGCGCTGGAGAAAAATTTCCTGCCCTTTAATCGCAACCTCGTCTTTATGGATGCCACCTCCTCATCCGTTGCGCTGCAGGAGTTGCTTAACAATGCGAGCACGCTGAATTTTAACGCGCTGCTGGTGGCGGACGAACAGGAAGCTCAGCGGGTGATCCCGCAGCTGCAGGCGTTTAATAAATCCGTACCGGACGACATTATGGTCTTTAGCCTTGCCGGATCGCTGCATCTGCCGGGTATCCCGGTGATCCCGGCCATTGAATACTCAATGGATGCTATGGCGGCACGTATTGTGGGCTGGCTGACGGAGAAAACGCAGATGCTGGGGTCCTATGTTCTGCGCGGGGATTTGATTATTCCGGATGTACGAAAGCGCTAA
- a CDS encoding efflux RND transporter periplasmic adaptor subunit, with amino-acid sequence MKAITTSIAALFLLTGCDNAQTSAPQHPLPQVGIVTLLSQPVSVVSELTGRTTAAMSAEVRPQVGGIIQKRLFTEGDTVQAGQALYQIDPSSYRAAYDEAAAALKQAQALVQADCQKAQRYTQLVKDDGVSRQDAEDAKSTCAQDKASVESKKAAQESARINLNWTTVTAPIAGRIGISSVTPGALVTAQQETALATIRGLDNMYVDLTRSSADLLRLRKQTLASNSETLSVSLILEDGSTYQEKGRLALTEVAVDESTGSVTLRAVFPNPQHQLLPGMFVRARVDEGVMSEAILAPQQGITRDAKGNATALVVGAGNKVEQRQLETGDTYGDKWLVLSGLKAGDKLIVEGTDKVTAGQQVNAEEMKTAGGNA; translated from the coding sequence ATGAAAGCCATAACAACCTCCATCGCAGCATTATTCCTCCTGACGGGGTGCGATAATGCACAAACATCTGCTCCTCAACATCCCCTCCCGCAAGTGGGGATTGTTACGCTCCTGAGCCAACCCGTTTCCGTGGTCAGTGAACTGACCGGACGCACCACGGCCGCCATGAGCGCGGAAGTGCGTCCTCAGGTGGGCGGCATTATTCAGAAACGGCTCTTTACCGAAGGCGATACCGTGCAAGCCGGACAGGCACTGTATCAAATTGACCCTTCCAGCTACCGCGCCGCCTACGATGAAGCCGCCGCGGCCCTGAAACAGGCGCAGGCGCTGGTGCAGGCCGATTGCCAGAAAGCTCAACGCTATACACAACTGGTGAAAGACGACGGCGTATCGCGTCAGGATGCCGAAGATGCAAAGTCCACCTGTGCGCAGGACAAGGCCAGCGTGGAGTCGAAAAAAGCAGCCCAGGAAAGCGCGCGCATTAACCTCAACTGGACCACGGTGACCGCCCCGATTGCCGGACGTATTGGCATCTCTTCGGTCACCCCCGGCGCACTGGTCACTGCCCAGCAAGAGACCGCGCTCGCCACCATTCGCGGTCTGGACAATATGTACGTCGATTTAACCCGCTCCAGCGCCGATCTTCTGCGATTACGCAAACAAACGCTTGCCAGCAACAGCGAGACATTGAGCGTGTCGTTGATCCTTGAAGATGGCAGCACCTATCAGGAAAAAGGCCGTCTGGCCCTGACTGAAGTGGCAGTGGACGAATCCACCGGTTCGGTCACACTGCGTGCCGTCTTCCCCAACCCGCAGCATCAGCTTCTGCCCGGGATGTTTGTTCGCGCCAGAGTGGATGAAGGGGTAATGAGCGAAGCCATCCTCGCCCCGCAGCAGGGAATTACCCGAGATGCCAAAGGCAACGCCACCGCGCTGGTGGTAGGGGCAGGCAATAAGGTGGAACAACGTCAGCTGGAAACGGGTGACACCTACGGCGACAAATGGCTGGTGCTGAGTGGACTGAAGGCTGGCGATAAGCTGATTGTGGAAGGCACCGATAAAGTGACCGCCGGTCAGCAAGTTAACGCCGAAGAGATGAAAACCGCGGGAGGAAACGCCTGA
- a CDS encoding PTS cellobiose transporter subunit IIC — MSSLYQSMVAVIEQSITPLAAKLGQQKYVIAIRDGFTAALPFMIIGSFMLVFIFPPFSADTTNSFARGWLDFSQTYREQLMLPFNLSMGVMTFFISVGIGASLGRQFNLDPVMSGLLAFMAFLLVAAPYADGKISTQYLSGQGIFTALITAIYSTRVYAWLKQNNVTIRLPKEVPTGVARSFEILIPVMVVIGTLHPLNLFIEAQTGMIIPQAIMHLLEPLVSASDSLPAILLSVLLCQIFWFAGIHGSLIVTGIMNPFWMANLSANQAALAAGAALPHVYLQGFWDHYLLIGGVGSTLPLAFLLLRSRVTHLRTIGKMGVVPSFFNINEPILFGAPIIMNPMLFIPFVFVPLVNACLAYGATKMGWLAQVVSLTPWTTPAPIGASWAANWALSPVVMCLVCMVMSALMYLPFLRAYERTLMKNEEQKAQATVGAAETASH, encoded by the coding sequence ATGAGTTCGTTATATCAATCAATGGTCGCGGTTATTGAGCAGTCAATTACCCCGCTGGCCGCGAAGCTCGGCCAGCAAAAGTATGTGATTGCCATCCGCGACGGCTTTACCGCCGCGCTGCCGTTTATGATCATCGGCTCGTTTATGCTGGTGTTCATCTTCCCGCCCTTCTCCGCGGATACGACAAACAGCTTTGCCCGCGGCTGGCTGGATTTCTCCCAGACTTACCGTGAACAGCTGATGCTGCCGTTCAACCTCAGCATGGGCGTGATGACGTTCTTCATTTCGGTGGGGATTGGTGCAAGCCTGGGGCGTCAGTTTAACCTCGATCCGGTGATGTCCGGTCTGCTTGCCTTTATGGCCTTCCTGCTGGTGGCAGCTCCGTATGCCGACGGCAAGATCTCGACCCAGTACCTCTCCGGCCAGGGGATTTTCACCGCGCTGATCACCGCCATCTACTCCACCCGCGTGTATGCGTGGCTGAAGCAGAACAACGTGACCATCCGTCTGCCGAAAGAAGTGCCGACCGGTGTGGCGCGTTCGTTTGAGATCCTGATCCCGGTCATGGTGGTGATCGGTACCCTGCACCCGCTGAACCTGTTTATCGAAGCACAAACCGGGATGATTATCCCGCAGGCGATTATGCACCTGCTGGAACCGCTGGTCTCTGCGTCTGACTCCCTGCCTGCCATTCTGCTCTCCGTGCTGCTGTGCCAGATCTTCTGGTTTGCCGGTATCCACGGCTCGCTGATTGTCACCGGCATCATGAACCCGTTCTGGATGGCCAACCTGTCCGCAAACCAGGCGGCACTGGCGGCTGGCGCGGCGCTGCCACACGTTTACCTGCAGGGATTCTGGGACCACTACCTGCTGATTGGCGGCGTCGGCTCCACGCTTCCGCTGGCCTTCCTGCTGCTGCGCAGCCGCGTCACACACCTGCGCACCATCGGCAAAATGGGCGTTGTGCCCAGCTTCTTTAACATCAACGAACCGATTCTGTTCGGCGCGCCAATCATCATGAACCCAATGCTGTTTATCCCGTTCGTGTTTGTTCCGCTGGTGAACGCCTGCCTGGCGTACGGCGCCACCAAAATGGGCTGGCTGGCACAGGTGGTGTCGTTAACCCCGTGGACGACCCCGGCCCCTATTGGCGCATCGTGGGCAGCAAACTGGGCGTTGAGCCCGGTGGTGATGTGTCTGGTGTGTATGGTGATGTCAGCGCTGATGTACCTGCCGTTCCTGCGTGCTTACGAGCGTACGTTGATGAAAAACGAAGAGCAGAAAGCCCAGGCAACCGTCGGTGCCGCTGAAACAGCAAGTCATTAA
- a CDS encoding efflux RND transporter permease subunit produces the protein MFSRFFVRRPVFAWVIAILIMLAGVLAIRTLPVAQYPDVAPPSIKISATYTGASAQTLENSVTQVIEQQLTGLDNLLYFTSTSSSDGSVSITVTFEQGTDPDTAQVQVQNKVQQAESRLPTEVQQAGITVQKSQSNFLLIMGVYDKTDHASSSDIADWLVSNMQDPLARVEGVGSLQVFGAEYAMRIWLDPAKLASYSLMPSDVQSAIEAQNVQVSAGKIGALPASGTQQLTATVRAQSRLQTVDQFKNIIVKSQSSGAVVRIGDVARVEMGSEDYTATARLNGHPAAGMAVMLSPGANALNTATAVKAKIAEFKRAMPEGYDVAYPKDSTEFIKISVEDVIQTLFEAIILVVVVMYLFLQNIRATLIPALAVPVVLLGTFGVLALFGYSINTLTLFAMVLAIGLLVDDAIVVVENVERIMRDEGLPAREATEKSMGEISGALVAIALVLSAVFLPMAFFGGSTGVIYRQFSVTIISAMILSVVVALTLTPALCGSVLRHTPPHKKGFFGAFNRFYSKTEHGYQNKVLRALRRSAGMLVVYALLCGAMAVAMLKLPGSFLPTEDQGEIMVQYTLPAGATAVRTAEISRQVREWFLTKEKANTDVIFTVEGFSFSGSGQNAGMAFVSLKNWSERKGDENTAQAIALRATQELGSLRDATVFAMTPPAVDGLGQSNGFTFELMASGSTDRDTLLKMRNQLIGQANQDTSLHAVRANDLPQMPQLQVDIDNNKAVSLGLSLSDVTDTLSSAWGGTYVNDFIDRGRVKKVYIQGDSDYRAVPSDLNKWYVRGSDSTMTPFSAFATTRWEYGPESLVRYNGSAAYEIQGENASGASSGTAMTRMEQLANNLPSGTTWAWSGLSLQEKLASGQAMSLYALSILVVFLCLAALYESWSVPISVILVIPLGVLGAALAASLRGLSNDVYFQVALLTTIGLSSKNAILIVEFAEAKVAEGYSLTRAALRAAQTRLRPIIMTSLAFIAGVTPLAVATGAGANSRVAIGTGIIGGTLAATLLAIFFVPLFFVLVKRLFSGKHANRRS, from the coding sequence ATGTTTTCCCGCTTCTTCGTGCGTCGCCCGGTTTTTGCCTGGGTGATTGCTATTCTGATTATGCTCGCCGGGGTGCTGGCGATCCGTACCCTGCCCGTCGCGCAGTATCCCGACGTCGCCCCGCCGTCGATAAAAATCTCTGCCACCTACACTGGCGCGTCGGCACAGACTCTGGAAAACAGCGTCACCCAGGTCATTGAGCAACAGCTGACCGGGCTGGATAACCTGCTCTATTTTACCTCCACCAGCAGTTCGGACGGCTCGGTAAGCATCACCGTCACGTTCGAACAGGGAACCGACCCGGATACCGCGCAGGTTCAGGTGCAGAACAAAGTTCAGCAGGCCGAGTCGCGCTTGCCGACCGAGGTACAGCAGGCCGGCATTACGGTGCAAAAATCGCAGAGTAACTTCCTGCTGATCATGGGCGTGTACGATAAAACCGACCACGCCAGCAGTTCGGATATCGCCGACTGGCTGGTGAGTAATATGCAGGATCCGCTGGCACGCGTAGAGGGCGTCGGCAGCCTGCAGGTGTTTGGTGCGGAATACGCCATGCGCATCTGGCTTGACCCGGCAAAGCTGGCGTCGTACTCGCTGATGCCATCCGACGTTCAGAGCGCTATTGAAGCGCAGAACGTGCAGGTTTCCGCCGGTAAAATCGGCGCTTTACCCGCGTCCGGTACCCAGCAGTTGACCGCCACCGTGCGTGCCCAGTCGCGCCTGCAGACGGTCGATCAGTTTAAAAATATCATCGTTAAGAGCCAGTCCAGCGGCGCAGTGGTGCGTATCGGCGACGTGGCGCGCGTGGAGATGGGCAGCGAGGATTACACGGCTACCGCCAGGCTGAATGGCCACCCGGCAGCCGGTATGGCGGTGATGCTCTCGCCCGGCGCGAATGCGCTCAATACCGCCACCGCGGTGAAAGCTAAAATTGCCGAATTCAAACGGGCTATGCCGGAAGGCTATGACGTGGCCTATCCGAAAGACAGCACCGAGTTTATTAAGATCTCGGTGGAAGATGTGATTCAGACGCTGTTTGAGGCCATTATCCTCGTGGTAGTGGTGATGTACCTGTTTCTGCAGAACATTCGCGCCACGCTCATCCCCGCGCTGGCGGTGCCGGTGGTTCTGTTAGGCACCTTTGGCGTGCTGGCGCTGTTCGGTTATTCCATCAATACCCTGACGCTGTTTGCGATGGTGCTGGCGATAGGTCTGCTGGTCGATGACGCCATCGTGGTAGTGGAAAACGTCGAGCGCATTATGCGCGATGAAGGTCTGCCCGCCCGCGAAGCCACCGAAAAATCGATGGGCGAAATTTCCGGTGCGCTGGTCGCCATTGCGCTGGTGCTTTCCGCCGTGTTTCTGCCGATGGCCTTCTTCGGCGGCTCAACCGGCGTCATCTACCGCCAGTTTTCGGTCACCATTATCTCAGCGATGATCCTCTCGGTGGTGGTGGCGCTGACCCTGACACCCGCGCTCTGCGGCTCGGTACTGCGCCATACGCCTCCTCACAAAAAAGGGTTCTTCGGCGCCTTTAACCGCTTCTACAGTAAGACCGAGCATGGCTACCAGAATAAAGTCCTGCGCGCGCTGCGCCGCTCTGCGGGCATGCTGGTGGTCTACGCCCTGCTCTGTGGCGCGATGGCCGTGGCAATGCTGAAACTGCCCGGCAGCTTCCTGCCCACGGAGGACCAGGGTGAAATCATGGTGCAGTACACCCTGCCTGCCGGTGCGACAGCGGTACGTACCGCGGAGATCAGTCGTCAGGTTCGCGAATGGTTCCTCACTAAAGAGAAAGCCAACACCGATGTGATTTTTACGGTCGAGGGCTTTAGCTTTAGCGGCAGCGGCCAGAATGCCGGGATGGCGTTTGTCTCCCTGAAAAACTGGTCCGAGCGTAAAGGCGATGAGAACACCGCTCAGGCGATTGCCCTGCGCGCCACTCAGGAACTCGGCTCCCTTCGCGATGCCACCGTCTTTGCCATGACGCCCCCGGCCGTAGACGGCCTCGGCCAGAGCAACGGTTTTACCTTCGAGCTCATGGCCAGCGGCAGCACCGATCGCGACACGTTGCTGAAGATGCGTAATCAGCTGATCGGCCAGGCGAATCAGGACACCTCCCTGCATGCCGTTCGCGCCAATGATTTGCCGCAGATGCCGCAGCTGCAGGTGGATATCGACAACAACAAAGCCGTATCGCTGGGGCTTTCCCTGAGCGACGTCACCGATACCCTCTCCAGCGCCTGGGGCGGAACCTACGTGAATGACTTTATCGATCGGGGCCGCGTGAAAAAGGTCTACATCCAGGGAGACAGCGATTACCGCGCCGTGCCTTCCGATCTCAACAAATGGTACGTACGCGGTAGCGACAGCACCATGACACCGTTCTCCGCGTTCGCCACCACGCGCTGGGAATATGGCCCGGAGAGTCTGGTGCGCTACAACGGCTCGGCGGCCTATGAAATTCAGGGCGAGAACGCCAGTGGTGCCAGCTCCGGTACGGCGATGACCCGGATGGAACAGCTGGCGAACAACCTGCCGTCCGGCACAACCTGGGCGTGGAGCGGGTTGTCGTTACAGGAGAAACTGGCGAGCGGTCAGGCGATGAGCTTGTATGCCCTCTCCATCCTGGTGGTATTCCTGTGCCTGGCCGCGCTGTATGAGAGCTGGTCGGTGCCGATTTCAGTCATTCTGGTGATCCCGCTTGGGGTGCTGGGTGCGGCGCTGGCCGCCTCGCTGCGCGGGCTGAGCAACGACGTCTATTTCCAGGTGGCATTGCTGACCACCATCGGCCTGTCGTCGAAAAACGCCATTTTGATCGTTGAGTTTGCGGAGGCGAAAGTCGCGGAAGGTTACTCCCTGACGCGTGCCGCGCTGCGTGCGGCTCAGACGCGACTGCGTCCGATCATCATGACGTCGCTGGCGTTTATCGCCGGGGTAACACCGCTGGCTGTCGCCACCGGTGCCGGTGCCAATAGCCGTGTGGCGATTGGGACCGGCATCATTGGCGGGACGCTCGCGGCAACGCTGCTGGCCATCTTCTTTGTTCCATTATTCTTCGTACTGGTGAAACGTCTCTTCTCCGGTAAGCACGCAAACCGGAGGTCATAA
- a CDS encoding YicS family protein — protein sequence MKAAHLVCLLVCLLFAAFVHAQEKDDPVKEAQIKQQILKDVKKACTPQKKQSDKAWQAMILSSEANQLLIKNAITAVKRDNLDAYWDAVSQVDCMEDY from the coding sequence ATGAAAGCTGCACACCTGGTTTGCCTGCTCGTTTGTCTGCTCTTCGCCGCGTTTGTCCATGCCCAGGAAAAAGACGATCCCGTGAAAGAGGCCCAGATAAAGCAGCAGATCCTTAAAGATGTGAAGAAGGCCTGCACGCCCCAGAAAAAGCAGAGCGATAAAGCCTGGCAGGCGATGATTTTGTCGTCTGAGGCCAATCAACTGCTGATCAAAAACGCCATCACGGCCGTGAAGCGCGACAATCTGGATGCTTACTGGGACGCGGTCAGTCAGGTAGATTGTATGGAAGATTATTAA
- a CDS encoding efflux transporter outer membrane subunit gives MFRVSVLVLALLSAGCVSLDPTYQRPDAPVPATLPGTHGEATAVVSQWQQVMNDHRLNRVVTMALTSNRDVQKAIADIDAARAQYGETRSSLFPSVDASLSHTRSRTLASGVSTSDEANGAVSSFELDLFGRNQSLSRAARETWLASEFTAQNTRLTMVSELTTAWITLAADNSNLALAKSTQESAANSLKIVQRQQDVGVAAATDVSEAMAVYQQARASVASYQTLVMQDKNALNLLAGETVPENLLPGTLESLSDNAITLIPAGVSSATLLRRPDIQEAEHNLLSANANIGAARANFFPTMSLTASAGVGSDSLSSLFSHGMKVWSFAPSISLPLFSGGNNMAQLRYAEAEKKGLIATYEKTIQSAFKDVADALARRETLSEELDAQREYVAAEQKTLDVATRSYQVGAGDYLTVLTAQRALWSARASLIALQQTDFENRITLWQSLGGGIQ, from the coding sequence ATGTTTCGTGTATCTGTTTTAGTGTTGGCACTGCTGAGCGCAGGCTGTGTTTCGTTAGACCCTACCTATCAGCGTCCTGACGCGCCCGTCCCGGCCACGTTGCCGGGCACCCACGGCGAAGCCACCGCCGTGGTCAGCCAGTGGCAGCAGGTGATGAACGATCACCGCCTGAACAGGGTGGTAACAATGGCACTCACCAGTAACCGCGATGTGCAAAAAGCGATTGCTGATATCGACGCCGCCCGCGCCCAGTATGGTGAGACGCGCTCGTCTCTGTTCCCGTCGGTGGATGCCAGCCTGAGCCATACCCGCAGCCGCACGCTGGCCAGCGGCGTGAGCACCAGCGATGAGGCTAACGGTGCCGTCTCCAGCTTCGAGCTGGATCTGTTTGGTCGTAACCAGAGCCTCTCGCGCGCCGCGCGTGAAACCTGGCTTGCCAGCGAGTTCACGGCGCAGAACACGCGCCTGACAATGGTCAGCGAGCTGACCACCGCCTGGATTACTCTGGCGGCAGATAACAGCAATCTGGCGCTGGCAAAATCCACTCAGGAGAGCGCAGCGAACTCGCTCAAGATTGTGCAGCGTCAGCAGGACGTCGGGGTCGCCGCCGCAACGGATGTCAGCGAAGCAATGGCGGTTTATCAGCAGGCCCGCGCCAGCGTCGCCAGCTATCAGACGCTGGTGATGCAGGACAAAAACGCCCTGAATTTGCTGGCGGGCGAGACGGTACCGGAAAACCTGCTACCCGGTACGCTGGAGAGCCTGAGCGATAACGCCATCACCCTGATCCCGGCGGGCGTTAGCTCCGCCACGCTGCTGCGTCGCCCGGATATTCAGGAGGCTGAACATAACCTGTTGAGCGCCAATGCCAACATCGGTGCTGCGCGCGCCAACTTCTTCCCGACGATGTCGCTTACCGCCAGCGCCGGGGTCGGCAGCGATTCGCTCTCGTCATTGTTCAGCCACGGCATGAAGGTCTGGTCGTTCGCGCCGTCCATCTCCCTGCCGCTGTTCAGCGGCGGCAATAACATGGCGCAACTGCGCTATGCCGAAGCGGAGAAAAAAGGGCTGATTGCCACCTATGAGAAAACCATCCAGAGCGCGTTCAAAGATGTAGCCGATGCGCTGGCGCGCCGCGAAACCCTGAGTGAAGAGCTTGACGCGCAACGTGAATACGTGGCGGCAGAGCAAAAAACGCTGGATGTGGCAACGCGCAGCTATCAGGTGGGGGCGGGTGATTACCTGACCGTTCTCACCGCGCAGCGCGCCCTGTGGTCGGCACGGGCATCATTGATTGCCCTGCAGCAGACCGACTTTGAAAACCGTATTACGCTGTGGCAGTCGCTGGGGGGAGGGATTCAATAA
- a CDS encoding glycoside hydrolase family 1 protein: MKYAFPDNFWWGSASSALQTEGTREGETTWDYWFAREPNRFHNGVGPQHTSTFYQHWKTDIQLLKQLNHNSFRTSISWARLIPDGIGEVNPEAVDFYHQVIDELIEQGITPFITLFHFDMPMAMQEIGGWENRNVVDAYARYAQICFDLFGDRVLHWFTFNEPIVPVEGGYLYDFHYPNVVDFRRAATVAYHTVLAHAQAVRAYRAGHYAGEIGIVLNLTPSYPRSQNPADVKAAHIADLMFNRSFLDPVLRGEYPADLVALLKSYDQLPACKPEDSFLIAEGKIDLLGINYYQPRRVKCRDSAVNPQAPFMPEWFFDNYEMPGRKMNPYRGWEIYEPGIYDILINLRDNYGNPRCFISENGMGVENEQRFIENGQINDQYRIDFISEHLAWLHKGISEGCQCLGYHMWTFIDNWSWCNAYKNRYGFIQLDLTTQQRTIKKSGEWFAATALNNSFDRESV; this comes from the coding sequence ATGAAATACGCATTTCCCGATAATTTCTGGTGGGGCAGCGCAAGCTCCGCCCTCCAGACCGAAGGGACACGAGAGGGTGAAACCACCTGGGATTACTGGTTTGCCCGCGAGCCGAACCGTTTTCATAATGGCGTGGGACCGCAGCACACCTCCACGTTTTATCAACACTGGAAAACGGACATTCAGCTGTTAAAGCAGCTGAACCACAACAGCTTTCGCACCTCGATTAGCTGGGCGCGCCTGATCCCCGACGGTATCGGTGAAGTGAACCCGGAAGCGGTCGATTTTTATCATCAGGTCATTGATGAGCTGATTGAACAGGGTATTACCCCGTTTATCACCCTGTTCCACTTCGACATGCCGATGGCGATGCAGGAGATTGGCGGCTGGGAAAACCGCAACGTGGTGGACGCTTACGCCCGTTATGCGCAGATTTGCTTCGATCTGTTTGGCGATCGCGTGCTGCACTGGTTTACCTTCAACGAGCCGATTGTGCCGGTGGAAGGTGGCTATCTGTACGATTTCCACTATCCCAACGTGGTGGATTTCCGTCGTGCGGCCACCGTGGCGTATCACACCGTGCTGGCGCATGCGCAGGCGGTACGCGCTTACCGTGCCGGGCACTACGCCGGGGAGATCGGTATCGTACTGAACCTGACACCGTCCTATCCGCGCTCGCAAAACCCGGCTGACGTCAAAGCGGCACACATTGCGGACCTGATGTTTAACCGCAGCTTCCTTGACCCCGTCCTGCGCGGCGAATACCCGGCGGACCTGGTGGCGTTGCTGAAATCTTACGATCAGCTCCCCGCCTGCAAACCGGAAGACAGTTTCCTGATTGCGGAAGGAAAAATCGACCTGCTCGGCATTAACTATTATCAGCCGCGTCGCGTGAAATGCCGTGACAGTGCGGTGAACCCACAGGCCCCGTTTATGCCGGAGTGGTTCTTTGATAATTACGAAATGCCTGGCCGCAAGATGAATCCATACCGTGGCTGGGAAATTTATGAGCCGGGTATTTACGATATTCTGATTAACCTGCGCGACAATTACGGTAACCCACGCTGTTTTATTTCTGAGAACGGTATGGGTGTCGAAAATGAACAGCGCTTTATTGAGAATGGTCAGATAAACGATCAATACCGCATCGATTTTATTTCCGAACATTTGGCCTGGCTGCATAAAGGTATTAGCGAAGGGTGCCAGTGTCTTGGCTACCATATGTGGACCTTTATTGATAACTGGTCGTGGTGTAATGCGTATAAGAATCGCTACGGATTTATCCAGCTCGATTTAACTACCCAGCAGCGCACCATCAAGAAAAGCGGCGAGTGGTTTGCCGCCACCGCATTAAATAACAGTTTTGACAGAGAGTCAGTGTAA
- a CDS encoding PTS sugar transporter subunit IIB yields the protein MFKIMLCCSAGMSTSLLVSKMVDVAKERGLPVKIDAYGVSEFDTQFPQYQVVLLGPQVKYMLQTLSDKAATKGIPVQPIDMMDYGMQRGDKVLDYALSLIEAAH from the coding sequence ATGTTCAAGATTATGCTGTGTTGCTCTGCCGGGATGTCCACCAGCCTGCTGGTCAGCAAAATGGTTGATGTCGCGAAAGAGCGCGGGTTGCCGGTAAAAATAGACGCGTATGGCGTTTCCGAATTTGATACGCAGTTTCCGCAGTACCAGGTTGTCCTTCTCGGACCCCAGGTGAAGTACATGTTACAGACACTCTCAGACAAGGCGGCTACAAAGGGCATCCCGGTCCAACCCATCGACATGATGGATTACGGTATGCAACGTGGCGATAAAGTACTGGACTATGCTCTGTCGCTCATCGAAGCGGCACACTAA
- a CDS encoding TetR/AcrR family transcriptional regulator, with protein sequence MSTKLEERQKQRQDDIIAAARQCFRASGFHAASMSQIASEAKLSVGQIYRYFSNKDAIIEEMIRRIIDSRIEEIQGKTLVEGMPQALAWRQTLNEDDDALMLEMSAEATRNPQVAAMLVEAEKRMFANACAHLKKQFPHLSDDHIRCCVEITAVMIEGSIYRRLTPLNVPSEQLEPLYQNILNMLFSAK encoded by the coding sequence ATGAGCACAAAACTGGAAGAACGCCAAAAACAGCGTCAGGACGACATCATCGCTGCCGCGCGTCAGTGCTTTCGCGCCAGCGGTTTTCATGCGGCCAGCATGTCGCAGATCGCCAGTGAGGCAAAGCTCAGTGTCGGGCAAATCTACCGTTATTTCAGTAACAAAGATGCGATTATTGAAGAGATGATTCGCCGTATCATCGACTCACGCATCGAAGAGATTCAGGGTAAAACGCTGGTCGAGGGGATGCCTCAGGCGCTCGCCTGGCGACAGACCCTGAATGAAGATGACGATGCGCTGATGCTTGAGATGTCGGCTGAAGCCACGCGTAATCCCCAGGTGGCGGCCATGCTGGTCGAAGCGGAAAAGCGGATGTTTGCTAATGCCTGCGCACACCTGAAAAAACAGTTTCCCCACCTGAGTGATGATCATATTCGCTGCTGCGTGGAGATTACTGCGGTAATGATTGAGGGGTCTATTTACCGTCGACTGACACCCTTAAACGTACCCTCTGAACAATTAGAGCCTCTTTATCAAAATATTTTAAATATGCTTTTCTCTGCGAAGTAA